One genomic window of Arachis stenosperma cultivar V10309 chromosome 10, arast.V10309.gnm1.PFL2, whole genome shotgun sequence includes the following:
- the LOC130958204 gene encoding uncharacterized protein LOC130958204, with the protein MEAKAAAPFASDRANTSQPAANKGSYSQVGFSYEGNGKDESQISDDEDDNEEDEDDEDDEDFNSDDSNDEGMEVIAKEYGVKRYGWLVYMDKKAKEEEKKAKRGDQR; encoded by the exons ATGGAGGCCAAGGCTGCTGCTCCATTTGCATCAGACAG AGCTAACACGTCACAGCCTGCTGCAAACAAGGGATCGTACTCTCAGGTGGGATTTTCTTATGAAGGGAATGGAAAGGATGAATCCCAGATTTCAGATGATGAGGATGACAAtgaggaggatgaagatgaTGAGGATGATGAGGATTTTAACAGTGATGATAGCAATGATGAAGGAATGGAAGTAATAGCTAAAGAATATGGGGTTAAAAGGTATGGTTGGCTTGTTTACATGGATAAGAAAGCTAAGGAGGAAGAAAAAAAGGCAAAAAGAGGTGATCAAAGGTGA